Proteins encoded in a region of the Geobacillus genomosp. 3 genome:
- a CDS encoding beta-glucosidase, whose amino-acid sequence MKVNKQYRLSYTSRAQEIVNQMTLEEKVYLMSGKVSMEQMMEDFSNGKHYNWIPYPAGGNERLGVPEMKFVDGPRGVVSGNSTCFPVTVARGATFDKDLERRIGQAIGKEIRAHGGNLFGGVCINLPRNPGWGRSQEVYGEDSFLLGAMGSALVEGVQGENVIACIKHYAFNSMENARFKVNVKADKRTEREVYLAHFKDCVDAGAACVMSAYNLYQGVHCGHSDYLLNQVLKNEWDFDGFVISDFIWGVKDTVEAANGGMDIEMCHTKYFGEKLVEAVKNGQVSEETINKAALRIVRTLLAFTEADNKEYSKDLIGCKEHIHLALEAAEKSMTLLKNDQNVLPFSKEKTKRIAVIGKLGNQENIGDHGSSRVFPEYVVTPLEGIKRIAVNSEVIFNDGQDLLKAKELAKTVDAVIFVVGYNHDDEGEFIENADDTNTSQIIGEGHRFAAGGDRKGSLGLKRDEIKLIKEVGPLNKNSVVVLIGGSMITIEEWKNDVSAILMAYYPGMEGGTAIAKTLFGDVNPGGKLPFVIPAHESDLPQTDWEATEITYEYYHGYAKLEKEGKSPSLPFGFGLSYTTFSISNARFEVRNNQIIASCEVENTGNREGDEVVQMYIGFSQSKVDRPVKVLRGFERVSLKPGEKKVVSIACPIEKIKWFNPDTNKWELEMMDYEVYIGNSSDSKDLIAGKVSIGSRVNS is encoded by the coding sequence ATGAAAGTGAACAAACAATATCGCCTGTCTTACACATCAAGAGCACAAGAAATTGTAAATCAAATGACATTGGAGGAAAAAGTGTATTTAATGAGCGGTAAGGTATCAATGGAGCAAATGATGGAAGATTTTTCAAATGGGAAACACTATAATTGGATACCGTATCCGGCTGGTGGCAACGAACGACTTGGTGTTCCTGAAATGAAGTTTGTTGATGGGCCACGTGGGGTTGTTTCAGGGAACAGCACATGTTTTCCCGTAACGGTGGCAAGAGGTGCGACTTTTGATAAAGACCTCGAACGGCGGATTGGTCAGGCGATTGGAAAGGAAATTAGGGCGCATGGTGGTAACTTATTTGGGGGAGTTTGCATTAACCTCCCTCGAAATCCAGGCTGGGGGCGAAGTCAGGAAGTGTATGGGGAAGATTCTTTCCTTTTGGGAGCGATGGGGTCGGCATTAGTTGAGGGGGTTCAAGGGGAAAATGTCATTGCCTGCATCAAGCATTATGCTTTTAACAGTATGGAAAATGCAAGATTTAAAGTGAATGTTAAAGCAGATAAACGGACAGAACGCGAAGTGTATCTAGCCCATTTCAAGGACTGCGTTGACGCAGGAGCTGCTTGTGTTATGAGTGCTTATAACTTGTATCAAGGTGTGCATTGTGGACATAGTGATTATCTCTTAAACCAAGTTCTAAAAAATGAGTGGGATTTTGACGGGTTTGTGATTAGTGATTTTATTTGGGGAGTGAAGGATACAGTTGAGGCTGCAAATGGTGGAATGGATATTGAAATGTGTCATACGAAATACTTTGGTGAAAAGCTTGTAGAAGCCGTTAAAAATGGCCAGGTAAGTGAAGAAACAATTAACAAGGCTGCGTTGCGCATTGTCAGGACATTGCTTGCATTCACAGAAGCAGACAATAAAGAGTACAGTAAAGACTTAATTGGTTGCAAGGAACATATTCATTTAGCCTTGGAAGCAGCAGAAAAATCAATGACTCTGCTGAAGAATGATCAAAATGTTTTACCGTTTTCAAAAGAGAAGACAAAACGTATCGCTGTTATCGGAAAACTTGGAAACCAGGAAAATATAGGCGATCACGGATCGAGCAGAGTATTTCCAGAGTATGTTGTAACACCTCTGGAAGGGATAAAAAGAATCGCGGTGAATAGTGAAGTGATTTTTAATGATGGACAGGATTTGCTTAAGGCAAAAGAACTGGCAAAAACAGTTGATGCTGTTATATTTGTTGTGGGGTACAATCACGACGATGAAGGTGAGTTTATCGAGAATGCGGATGATACGAATACCTCCCAAATAATTGGTGAGGGTCACAGGTTTGCTGCTGGCGGAGACCGAAAGGGTTCATTGGGGCTTAAGCGTGATGAGATAAAACTTATCAAGGAAGTTGGACCTTTAAACAAAAATTCAGTCGTTGTTTTAATTGGTGGAAGTATGATTACGATTGAGGAATGGAAAAATGATGTTTCCGCGATATTAATGGCATATTATCCTGGCATGGAAGGCGGAACTGCAATTGCAAAAACACTATTTGGCGATGTAAATCCTGGAGGCAAATTGCCCTTTGTTATTCCAGCTCATGAAAGCGATTTGCCACAAACTGATTGGGAGGCAACAGAAATAACATACGAATATTATCATGGGTATGCAAAGTTAGAAAAGGAAGGAAAATCCCCTTCGTTACCTTTCGGTTTTGGCTTATCTTATACTACATTTAGTATATCAAATGCAAGGTTTGAGGTTCGGAACAATCAAATTATTGCGTCCTGTGAGGTCGAAAACACGGGAAACCGTGAAGGTGATGAAGTAGTTCAAATGTATATAGGGTTTAGTCAGTCGAAGGTTGACCGGCCAGTTAAGGTATTGCGCGGATTTGAACGGGTATCACTTAAACCGGGAGAGAAGAAGGTAGTGAGTATTGCATGTCCAATCGAGAAAATCAAATGGTTTAACCCGGATACAAATAAGTGGGAGCTAGAAATGATGGATTATGAAGTTTATATCGGAAATAGCAGCGATAGCAAAGATTTAATCGCAGGAAAGGTAAGTATAGGCAGTCGTGTAAATAGCTAA
- a CDS encoding carbohydrate ABC transporter permease has product MAFIKKISNIPLYLLAIILLIFTGLPYFLMVSSSFKSQFEFMTSPWSFPKNFTLDSYSAVLSSSFLRYFSNSLIVSTVSVVIVIVISAMASYPLARMKFRLNRPVFILFLIGMMIPIHTTLIPIYLLTINIGLYDTIWGLIGPYVAFSIPVSVVIFTQFLQEIPMELEESAKIDGCGPFRLFWKILFPLLKPAVATVAIYNFIHIWNEFIFALVLTNSKENSTLPLGLREFYGEFSVNVPGIMAALTLGSLPLLLVYFVAQEKIVKGIAAGSVKG; this is encoded by the coding sequence ATGGCTTTTATAAAGAAAATAAGTAACATACCACTTTATCTATTGGCCATTATCTTGCTGATATTTACCGGCCTGCCGTATTTCCTTATGGTAAGTTCATCTTTTAAAAGCCAGTTTGAATTTATGACTTCACCTTGGTCTTTTCCTAAGAATTTTACTTTAGACAGTTATTCCGCCGTACTTTCATCGAGCTTTCTCCGTTACTTCAGCAACAGTTTAATAGTTTCAACGGTTTCCGTAGTTATAGTAATTGTCATATCTGCAATGGCCAGCTATCCATTGGCAAGAATGAAATTTAGATTAAACAGACCTGTTTTCATCCTTTTTCTGATTGGGATGATGATCCCGATCCATACCACACTAATTCCAATTTATTTGTTAACCATTAACATTGGATTGTATGACACGATTTGGGGATTAATCGGTCCATATGTTGCATTTTCAATACCTGTGTCTGTTGTTATATTCACTCAATTCCTGCAGGAAATCCCTATGGAATTGGAGGAATCAGCCAAGATTGATGGCTGCGGGCCATTTAGATTGTTTTGGAAAATTTTATTCCCTCTTTTAAAACCGGCTGTAGCAACGGTGGCCATTTATAACTTTATTCATATTTGGAATGAGTTTATTTTTGCGCTAGTTTTAACAAACTCAAAGGAAAATTCTACCTTACCGTTAGGACTAAGGGAGTTTTATGGCGAGTTTTCTGTTAATGTGCCAGGAATAATGGCAGCGCTCACATTGGGAAGTCTGCCTCTATTATTAGTATATTTTGTGGCTCAAGAAAAAATTGTGAAGGGGATCGCAGCAGGGTCTGTAAAGGGTTAA
- a CDS encoding carbohydrate ABC transporter permease: protein MKTTIRQLPTTTVPMTAVGKKKITSKIKQGLVIGGFLAPALLVYGIFVLYSIVMTFYYSLFDWSGIDNTFEFIGLQNYIKLLHDELFWASLKNNSLLVFSSLLTQLPLGLIMALLLFSPIKGMRFFRSVYFMPFLMSTVAIGILFTFMYDGNFGIVNHILGLLGLDSLQRAWLGNEDTAIWAVIATICWQYAPFYMVLFRAAIVGIPEELYEAAMIDGANSRQRFFKITLPLLMPTIVTSSILSIIGSLKYFDLIYVMTGGGPNNSTELMATYMYEETFTNFNMGYGSSISFSMFLIAFVITVIIVFSEQKRKGGS, encoded by the coding sequence GTGAAAACGACCATTAGGCAATTGCCGACTACCACTGTTCCGATGACAGCAGTCGGCAAGAAAAAAATAACTTCGAAAATTAAGCAAGGCCTAGTGATCGGAGGTTTTTTGGCTCCCGCACTGCTCGTGTATGGTATTTTTGTTTTATATTCCATTGTGATGACGTTTTACTATAGTCTCTTCGATTGGTCGGGGATTGATAATACTTTTGAATTTATAGGGTTACAGAACTACATAAAGCTTTTACATGATGAGTTGTTTTGGGCTTCCCTAAAAAACAATTCATTGCTGGTTTTTTCCTCTTTATTAACCCAATTGCCTCTTGGTCTAATAATGGCTTTATTGCTATTTAGCCCCATAAAGGGGATGCGTTTTTTTAGGTCGGTTTACTTTATGCCATTCTTAATGTCTACGGTGGCTATAGGCATCTTATTTACATTTATGTATGACGGAAACTTTGGGATAGTAAATCATATTTTGGGATTGCTCGGTTTGGACTCATTACAAAGGGCATGGCTCGGGAACGAAGATACCGCCATTTGGGCAGTTATTGCTACTATTTGTTGGCAGTATGCTCCATTCTATATGGTTTTATTTAGGGCGGCGATTGTAGGGATTCCGGAAGAACTTTATGAGGCTGCCATGATTGATGGAGCGAACTCAAGGCAACGCTTTTTCAAGATAACACTACCATTGTTAATGCCAACAATTGTTACCTCAAGTATTTTATCGATCATTGGTTCGTTGAAGTATTTTGATTTAATTTATGTAATGACCGGCGGGGGACCTAATAATTCCACAGAACTGATGGCGACGTACATGTATGAGGAAACATTTACAAACTTCAATATGGGCTACGGAAGTAGCATATCTTTTTCTATGTTTTTAATTGCATTCGTGATCACTGTTATCATTGTCTTCTCTGAACAAAAAAGAAAAGGGGGAAGCTAA
- a CDS encoding extracellular solute-binding protein codes for MLKFLKRSMPVVSILLVVLLAACQPKAPSTNTSSSGKPNSGEKTLTVWHIETGESEEALKNAAKRFEEKHPGVTVKLVRYENDPYKTKLSVAMGGGNPPDVFHSWGGGWLKNFVDAGQVMDITNKIDKDNYLEAAISPATYEGKIYGVPVGMDIVPVWYNKEIFAKYNLKEPQTYDEFLEIIKTLKSKGIIPLALANKTKWPGSFYMMYLAERIGGKDLFNEAFGRTGRGFDDEAYVQAATKIQELVKMGAFSEGVNGLNYDTGQSRQLLYTGKAAMTIDGSWFLGTIRKEMPEFEKKLGFFMFPIIEGGKGTNKDIVGGVSPVYSVSEKSPNKDLAVELIKELASKETAQEMANKAGVISAVKGVKYEDDYIQKINDVLKNAEFMQTYYDQTLPTEVATEHLDTTQALFGLSITPEEAVKRVEQKAKEIIEKK; via the coding sequence ATGCTTAAGTTCTTGAAAAGGAGCATGCCGGTTGTTTCAATCTTATTAGTTGTTCTCTTGGCAGCCTGCCAACCAAAAGCACCTTCAACGAATACAAGTAGTTCGGGTAAGCCGAATTCCGGAGAAAAAACATTAACCGTTTGGCATATTGAGACAGGTGAATCCGAGGAGGCTCTTAAAAATGCTGCCAAGAGGTTCGAGGAGAAACACCCTGGTGTAACCGTAAAGTTAGTAAGATACGAAAATGACCCGTACAAAACAAAATTAAGTGTTGCCATGGGCGGCGGAAATCCTCCTGATGTTTTTCATTCTTGGGGAGGAGGATGGCTGAAAAACTTTGTCGATGCTGGCCAGGTAATGGATATTACAAATAAAATTGACAAAGACAATTATTTAGAAGCAGCGATTTCTCCTGCTACTTATGAGGGCAAGATTTATGGTGTACCAGTTGGGATGGACATTGTTCCTGTTTGGTATAATAAAGAAATCTTTGCGAAGTACAATCTTAAAGAACCACAAACATATGATGAATTTTTAGAGATTATAAAAACATTAAAATCGAAGGGAATTATTCCTTTGGCATTAGCCAATAAAACCAAATGGCCTGGTTCTTTCTACATGATGTATTTAGCAGAAAGAATTGGTGGTAAGGATTTGTTTAATGAAGCTTTTGGACGAACTGGTAGAGGATTTGACGATGAGGCATACGTCCAGGCAGCAACAAAAATTCAAGAGTTAGTGAAAATGGGAGCATTTTCGGAAGGGGTAAATGGTCTGAATTATGATACAGGCCAATCGAGGCAATTGCTGTATACAGGAAAAGCCGCAATGACTATAGATGGAAGTTGGTTCTTAGGTACAATTAGAAAAGAAATGCCAGAGTTTGAGAAAAAACTAGGATTCTTCATGTTCCCAATAATTGAAGGTGGGAAAGGTACTAATAAAGATATCGTAGGTGGGGTTAGTCCAGTTTACTCAGTTTCCGAAAAAAGTCCAAATAAGGACCTAGCGGTTGAGCTTATAAAAGAACTTGCAAGCAAGGAAACAGCACAAGAAATGGCAAATAAAGCCGGGGTTATCTCGGCCGTAAAAGGTGTTAAATATGAGGATGATTATATTCAAAAAATCAATGATGTTTTGAAAAACGCAGAATTTATGCAAACCTATTATGATCAAACTCTCCCAACTGAAGTTGCAACTGAACACTTGGATACAACTCAAGCACTTTTCGGATTATCAATAACTCCTGAGGAAGCAGTAAAAAGAGTGGAGCAAAAGGCTAAAGAAATTATAGAAAAGAAATAA
- a CDS encoding glycoside hydrolase family 5 protein: protein MEMLKVTKNKITDQKGNLVQLRGTCIGGWMNMEDFINGYTGSEHALRHTVAEVIGKGKAEFLFERMQHYFLGEDDIRFIKSWGANVIRLPLNYRHFEDDERPFTYKESGFERLDYIINLCEKYELYVILDLHAVQGYQNTHWHSDNDIRHSLFWHDRTYQDRFVALWEEFARRYRGRAVVAGYNLMNEPCVNTPHGDYPHTFFHNYKPDWDRINRIYRRTVEAIRNIDPDHIIFLEGDRYSRLFDGLEAPFADNLVYSSHNYTAAGFGPGPYPGVAEAKNARVVGGKYWDKEVQRQEFQNHQGTKFAEKYHVPLWVGEFGSVYNGPAHEIPDRLRAMDDQISIFEEFGAHWTTWTYKDVGVMGLVTLDPESEYMQRIAPIIKLKHALNTDDWMAWLPGFQARKMVEELASHLEEVIGDPGIIHSHNVACLSQAILTVYTGALIQPTYAKLFKDLSEEKIDDIMQSFAFKNCKINQGLLEVLTKYANQSVSNS, encoded by the coding sequence ATGGAAATGCTTAAAGTCACTAAAAATAAGATTACTGATCAAAAGGGAAATCTTGTTCAGTTGAGGGGCACTTGTATCGGTGGTTGGATGAATATGGAGGATTTTATTAATGGCTATACGGGTTCAGAGCACGCGTTGCGCCATACGGTAGCTGAAGTGATTGGGAAAGGGAAAGCTGAGTTTTTGTTTGAGAGAATGCAACATTATTTCCTCGGGGAAGATGACATTCGGTTTATTAAAAGTTGGGGGGCCAATGTCATTCGTCTGCCGCTAAACTATCGGCATTTTGAAGATGATGAGCGCCCGTTTACTTACAAGGAAAGTGGATTTGAGCGTTTGGATTATATTATTAATCTTTGTGAGAAGTATGAATTATATGTTATTTTAGATCTCCATGCAGTTCAAGGATATCAGAATACCCATTGGCATTCCGATAATGATATCCGTCATAGCTTGTTTTGGCATGACCGGACGTACCAAGATCGGTTTGTCGCCTTATGGGAGGAGTTCGCGCGCCGTTATCGGGGAAGAGCGGTTGTTGCTGGCTACAATTTGATGAATGAACCGTGTGTGAATACCCCACATGGGGATTACCCACATACGTTTTTCCATAATTACAAACCAGATTGGGATAGAATCAACCGTATTTATCGGCGGACGGTTGAAGCCATACGCAATATTGACCCAGACCATATTATTTTCCTTGAAGGAGATCGATATTCTAGACTGTTCGACGGATTGGAAGCGCCATTTGCGGACAATCTCGTCTACAGCAGCCATAACTACACGGCGGCAGGATTTGGACCAGGGCCGTATCCAGGAGTGGCCGAGGCAAAAAATGCTCGTGTTGTGGGGGGCAAATATTGGGATAAGGAAGTGCAAAGACAGGAATTTCAAAATCACCAAGGCACAAAGTTTGCCGAAAAATATCATGTTCCGCTTTGGGTAGGAGAGTTTGGTTCCGTGTATAATGGACCAGCTCATGAAATTCCTGACCGTTTACGAGCCATGGACGACCAAATTAGTATTTTTGAAGAGTTTGGCGCGCACTGGACAACATGGACGTATAAAGATGTCGGGGTGATGGGGCTCGTCACTCTTGATCCAGAATCAGAATATATGCAGCGAATCGCTCCGATCATTAAGCTAAAACATGCACTAAACACAGATGATTGGATGGCCTGGCTCCCAGGCTTTCAGGCAAGAAAGATGGTTGAGGAATTGGCGTCCCATCTTGAAGAAGTGATTGGGGATCCTGGAATTATTCACAGCCATAATGTCGCTTGCCTCTCGCAGGCCATTTTAACAGTCTATACAGGGGCATTGATCCAGCCAACATACGCAAAACTTTTTAAAGATTTATCAGAGGAAAAAATTGACGACATTATGCAGTCGTTTGCGTTTAAAAATTGCAAAATCAACCAAGGCCTGTTGGAAGTACTAACAAAATATGCTAATCAATCTGTTTCTAATTCGTAA
- a CDS encoding SGNH/GDSL hydrolase family protein, whose protein sequence is MKISRGEKLLLIGDSITDCGRAQPEGEGLFGALGTGYVAYIDGLLQAVYPELGIRVVNKGISGNTVRDLKARWQEDVIAQKPDWVSIMIGINDVWRQYDLPLMKEKHVYLDEYETTLRSLVLETKPLVKGMILMTPFYIEGNEHDPMRRTMDQYGRVVKQIAEETDSLLVDTQAAFNEVLKTIYPAALAWDRVHPSVTGHMILARAFLTAIGFDWNKPNGLRG, encoded by the coding sequence ATGAAAATCAGTCGAGGGGAAAAGCTGTTGCTTATTGGCGATTCAATTACTGACTGCGGTCGTGCTCAGCCGGAGGGGGAAGGCCTGTTTGGTGCGCTGGGAACCGGGTATGTGGCGTATATCGATGGTCTCCTGCAGGCGGTTTACCCAGAGTTGGGGATTAGGGTTGTCAATAAGGGGATCAGTGGCAATACGGTGCGGGATTTGAAAGCAAGATGGCAAGAAGATGTCATCGCACAAAAACCGGACTGGGTATCGATTATGATCGGCATTAACGATGTTTGGCGGCAGTATGATTTGCCATTGATGAAAGAAAAACATGTATACTTGGATGAATACGAAACGACACTCCGCAGCCTCGTCCTCGAGACAAAACCGCTTGTAAAAGGCATGATTTTGATGACGCCGTTTTATATTGAGGGAAATGAACATGATCCGATGCGCCGCACGATGGATCAATACGGCCGTGTTGTCAAGCAAATTGCAGAAGAAACAGACAGCCTCCTTGTCGATACCCAAGCAGCTTTTAATGAGGTATTAAAAACGATTTATCCGGCCGCTCTTGCTTGGGATCGTGTTCATCCATCTGTTACGGGGCATATGATTTTGGCAAGAGCTTTTTTGACGGCGATCGGTTTTGATTGGAACAAGCCCAATGGATTGAGGGGATAG
- a CDS encoding endo-1,4-beta-xylanase — protein MWNVMRKPVTVGLALSLLLPIGMTATSAESADSYANKPSISALHAPQLDQRYKNSFTIGAAVEPYQLLNQKDAQMLKRHFNSIVAENVMKPINIQPEEGKFNFEQADKIIQFAKKNGMDIRFHTLVWHSQVPEWFFLDKEGRPMVNETDPVKREQNKQLLLKRLETHIKTIVERYKNDIKYWDVVNEVVGDDGKLRNSPWYQIAGVDYIKVAFQTARKYGGNNIKLYINDYNTEVEPKRTALYNLVKQLKAEGVPIDGIGHQSHIQIGWPSEAEIEKTINMFADLGLDNQITELDVSMYGWPPRAYPTYDAIPKQKFLDQAARYDRLFKLYEKLGDKISNVTFWGIADNHTWLDSRADVYYDVNGNVVVDPNAPYTRVEKGAGKDAPFVFDLNYHVKPAYWAIIDHK, from the coding sequence ATGTGGAATGTCATGCGTAAACCAGTAACTGTTGGATTAGCTCTATCGCTATTGCTTCCTATCGGAATGACCGCCACATCTGCTGAGAGTGCCGATTCTTATGCAAACAAACCCAGCATCAGTGCATTGCATGCCCCACAACTGGATCAACGCTACAAAAACTCATTCACAATTGGTGCGGCTGTTGAACCATATCAGCTGCTGAACCAAAAAGACGCCCAAATGCTAAAACGCCACTTCAATAGCATTGTTGCTGAAAATGTTATGAAACCGATCAACATTCAGCCAGAGGAAGGGAAATTTAACTTTGAACAAGCCGACAAGATCATCCAATTCGCCAAAAAGAATGGCATGGATATTCGCTTCCATACACTCGTTTGGCATAGCCAAGTGCCAGAATGGTTCTTTCTCGACAAAGAAGGCAGACCAATGGTTAATGAAACAGACCCTGTGAAACGCGAGCAAAATAAGCAGCTGCTATTAAAACGGCTCGAGACTCATATTAAAACGATCGTCGAGCGGTATAAAAACGACATTAAGTATTGGGACGTTGTAAATGAAGTAGTTGGGGACGACGGAAAGCTGCGCAACTCTCCATGGTACCAAATTGCGGGCGTCGATTATATTAAAGTGGCATTCCAAACAGCAAGAAAATATGGCGGCAACAACATTAAACTTTACATTAATGACTACAATACAGAAGTCGAGCCAAAGCGAACCGCCCTTTACAACTTGGTCAAACAGCTGAAAGCGGAAGGGGTTCCGATCGATGGCATCGGACACCAGTCTCACATTCAAATCGGTTGGCCCTCTGAAGCGGAAATCGAAAAAACGATCAACATGTTCGCCGATCTTGGGTTAGATAACCAAATTACCGAACTCGATGTAAGCATGTACGGCTGGCCGCCGCGAGCCTACCCGACGTATGACGCCATTCCAAAGCAAAAGTTTTTGGACCAAGCAGCCCGTTACGATCGTTTATTTAAACTGTATGAAAAACTCGGCGACAAAATCAGCAACGTCACCTTCTGGGGTATCGCTGATAACCATACGTGGCTTGACAGCCGAGCGGATGTTTATTATGACGTTAACGGAAATGTTGTTGTCGACCCAAATGCTCCGTACACAAGAGTGGAAAAAGGAGCAGGGAAGGACGCACCGTTTGTATTTGACCTAAATTACCATGTAAAACCCGCCTATTGGGCCATTATTGATCATAAATAG